A DNA window from Phaeobacter sp. A36a-5a contains the following coding sequences:
- the pglZ gene encoding BREX-1 system phosphatase PglZ type A gives MSDRIQAGLARLFEEHRIVFWYDTARDMRAAFEAADPPGVEKVEIANNEFGLKYRILRQEPKQKFLIYKDGPEPEMTDNWLLDVQLATAVFKADQAAIWLAELGLPTQFEDVVRDHMEFYRSKGRIEHLKRLLTPSDTKTDVLRRMLTVCAGAEGALDTVIEALLGELASGRDDALRLMDRAGLTAFFWTQVENAYGYVSDEPDFEDFAITLFQSCYCRALDEDGKLNAEALLVFRRWKNNRHGAEAFEALSRKYQDILQIPEDLQGREIKPLRAIDHFEEIDRQIIRKLVAEMSSQTVSSAEVLKTVRERRQSHWYPIYRDVYEAIGYATEFQQVLAEATLSMTSPAEGVKRYVSSWFKIDQLYRKFIYHMQKSGQASLLGSLFESVENRYTTNFLLTVNDAWQDQVAKLSDWAVPGYPKQTDFYRDQAAEYRRRDQKVVVIISDALRFEVAEECQREIRKLPRYDAELKPMISTLPSYTQLGMAALLPNQDLILSGDSAVSSFGEPTQGTTNRQKILGKGRAGDKAKAMKAEDFMNMKADEGKALFRDHDILYLYHNRIDIIGDKLATEDRVTEAAEDAIEDLTKLVRKLTTANFSNILITADHGFLYQHRLLDETDFSVADPTGSEILFKNRRFVIGSGLNETAGMKKFSSAELGLSGDLDVLIPNSINRMRAKGAGSRFVHGGASLQEVVVPVLKVGKRREADVGKVDVQIIVPGRSLISSGQTAVTLYQAQAVSEKQQQRDLLTGIYASDGTLISDEHQLTFDFTSENARERELPIKFLLSREADQFNDQDVFLKLRQRIGKTSHYEDYANHRFQLRRGITTDFDF, from the coding sequence ATGTCAGATCGCATTCAAGCCGGGCTCGCGCGGCTGTTCGAGGAACACCGGATCGTCTTTTGGTACGACACCGCCCGCGACATGCGCGCGGCCTTTGAGGCGGCGGATCCGCCGGGGGTCGAGAAGGTCGAGATCGCCAACAACGAATTCGGCCTTAAGTACCGGATCCTGCGACAGGAGCCCAAGCAGAAGTTCCTGATCTATAAGGACGGCCCGGAGCCGGAGATGACCGACAACTGGCTGCTGGACGTGCAGCTTGCTACGGCGGTGTTCAAGGCCGATCAAGCGGCGATCTGGCTGGCCGAACTTGGCCTGCCCACGCAGTTCGAGGATGTGGTGCGCGACCATATGGAGTTCTATCGCTCCAAGGGGCGCATCGAGCATCTGAAGCGGCTGCTCACCCCGTCCGACACCAAGACCGACGTCCTGCGCCGGATGCTGACCGTCTGCGCCGGTGCGGAAGGCGCGCTCGACACGGTTATCGAGGCGCTGTTGGGGGAGTTGGCTTCAGGGCGGGACGACGCGCTGCGGCTCATGGACCGCGCCGGCCTGACAGCGTTCTTTTGGACGCAGGTCGAAAACGCTTACGGCTATGTATCCGACGAGCCCGATTTCGAGGATTTCGCCATCACCCTGTTCCAGTCCTGCTACTGCCGGGCGTTGGACGAGGACGGCAAGCTGAATGCCGAGGCGCTGCTGGTCTTCCGTCGCTGGAAGAACAATCGTCATGGCGCCGAGGCATTCGAGGCCCTGAGCCGCAAATACCAAGACATCCTGCAGATTCCCGAGGACTTGCAAGGCCGCGAGATCAAGCCTCTGCGCGCTATCGACCATTTTGAAGAGATTGATCGTCAGATCATCCGCAAGCTGGTTGCGGAGATGTCGAGCCAGACGGTGTCGTCCGCCGAAGTGCTGAAGACCGTCAGAGAACGCCGCCAAAGCCATTGGTATCCGATCTACCGCGATGTCTATGAGGCCATCGGATATGCCACGGAATTCCAGCAGGTCCTCGCCGAGGCAACGCTGTCCATGACCTCCCCTGCCGAGGGGGTGAAGCGGTACGTGTCGAGCTGGTTCAAGATCGACCAGCTCTATCGTAAGTTCATCTACCACATGCAGAAAAGCGGACAGGCGTCGCTGTTGGGATCGTTGTTCGAGAGCGTCGAGAACCGCTATACCACAAACTTTCTTTTGACGGTCAATGACGCTTGGCAGGATCAGGTCGCAAAGCTGTCCGACTGGGCGGTGCCCGGTTATCCGAAGCAAACGGATTTCTACCGCGATCAGGCCGCTGAGTACCGACGCCGGGACCAAAAGGTCGTTGTGATCATCTCGGATGCGCTGCGCTTTGAAGTGGCCGAAGAATGCCAGCGTGAGATCCGCAAGCTGCCCCGATATGATGCGGAACTGAAGCCGATGATCTCGACTCTACCCAGTTACACGCAGCTCGGCATGGCCGCACTGCTGCCGAACCAAGATTTGATCCTGTCGGGCGATAGCGCCGTGTCGTCCTTTGGCGAGCCCACGCAGGGCACCACGAACAGACAGAAGATCCTTGGGAAGGGGCGCGCTGGCGATAAAGCGAAGGCCATGAAGGCAGAAGACTTCATGAATATGAAGGCCGATGAGGGCAAGGCGCTCTTCCGTGACCATGATATCCTGTACCTCTATCATAACCGCATCGACATCATCGGCGACAAGCTGGCAACCGAGGACCGCGTGACCGAGGCCGCTGAAGATGCCATCGAGGACCTCACAAAGCTGGTCCGCAAGCTGACAACCGCAAATTTTTCGAACATCTTGATCACCGCGGATCATGGTTTTCTCTATCAGCACCGCCTGTTGGACGAGACCGACTTCTCTGTTGCCGACCCCACAGGTTCGGAGATCCTGTTCAAGAACCGACGCTTCGTCATTGGTAGCGGGTTGAATGAAACCGCTGGCATGAAGAAGTTCTCGTCAGCAGAGCTCGGTCTGTCTGGTGACCTCGACGTGCTGATCCCCAACTCCATCAACCGGATGCGGGCAAAAGGCGCTGGAAGCCGATTTGTCCATGGCGGCGCATCGCTGCAGGAGGTTGTCGTCCCTGTTCTGAAGGTTGGTAAACGGCGCGAAGCGGATGTGGGCAAGGTTGATGTCCAGATCATCGTCCCCGGTCGCAGCCTGATCTCATCTGGCCAGACGGCAGTGACTCTCTATCAGGCACAGGCCGTTTCGGAAAAACAGCAGCAGCGCGATCTTTTGACTGGCATTTATGCCAGCGATGGCACTCTGATCTCGGATGAGCACCAGTTGACCTTCGATTTCACCTCGGAGAATGCCCGAGAGCGAGAGCTGCCGATTAAGTTCCTGCTGTCGCGCGAAGCGGACCAGTTCAATGACCAGGATGTCTTCCTGAAATTGCGACAACGTATCGGCAAGACCAGCCATTACGAAGACTATGCCAACCATCGCTTTCAGTTGCGCCGTGGCATCACCACAGATTTCGATTTTTAA
- the brxL gene encoding BREX system Lon protease-like protein BrxL — protein sequence MGSLDDKINEHFAGYVVRKDLVKAVKGNAIVPTYVLEYLLGQYCATDDEASIQSGIETVKDILRKHYVHRNEAGLIQSTIKEKGRYKVIDQISVALNEKTDSYEAVFDNLGIKKVAVDSGTVKAHPKLLVTSVWCIADVQYEFSEDARTSPWVLESIKPIQIARVDYDGYKEARGQFSKDEWIDLLMQSIGFNPEAFGRRSKLLQLMRLIPFVERNYNIIELGPKGTGKSHIYSEFSPHGQLISGGEVTIPKLFVNNSNGRIGLVGYWDVVAFDEFAGREKTANKALVDIMKNYMANKTFSRGVNPMGAEASFAFVGNTDHNVPYMLKNSDLFEALPPQFHDSAFIDRLHAYLPGWEIDVIRGEMFTNGYGFIVDYLAEILRHLRQEDFSNRPDQHFSVSEKISTRDRDAIYKTMSGMLKVIFPAGGERAEDVEELLKLAMESRKRVKDQLLRIDTTYPDVDFFYSGRDGKKQHIQTVEEQEFPQFYHRKPAPDLGELEGSETDEEVVETADTSSEPTSAPEKPLPEEGHHVFAENRKGVSYDKLFGHYTDGATRIIVTDPYIRYFYQIRNMMELVEMVIRRKAPEDQVSIHLVTGPHDGDIQRQRDLLESITEACIGSGVEFTWAFDTSGTAHARDIVTDTGWKIVLDRGLDIFQAPLRREGFNLGDRLQEHRMLKGFYVTYVRQ from the coding sequence ATGGGGTCTCTCGACGACAAGATCAACGAACATTTCGCAGGTTATGTGGTCCGCAAGGATCTGGTGAAAGCTGTCAAAGGCAATGCGATCGTCCCAACCTATGTGCTGGAATACCTGCTTGGCCAATACTGCGCGACCGATGACGAGGCTTCTATCCAAAGCGGCATCGAGACGGTCAAGGACATCTTGCGCAAGCACTATGTGCATCGCAACGAAGCCGGCTTGATCCAGTCCACGATCAAGGAAAAAGGCCGCTACAAAGTCATCGATCAGATCAGTGTCGCGCTGAATGAAAAGACAGACAGCTACGAGGCGGTATTTGACAACCTTGGCATCAAGAAGGTCGCCGTGGACAGCGGCACGGTAAAGGCCCACCCGAAGCTCTTGGTGACCAGTGTCTGGTGCATCGCCGATGTGCAGTATGAATTCTCTGAAGATGCCCGGACCTCCCCGTGGGTGTTGGAATCCATCAAGCCGATCCAAATCGCCCGCGTTGATTATGACGGCTACAAAGAGGCCCGCGGCCAGTTCAGCAAGGATGAGTGGATCGACCTGCTCATGCAATCCATCGGCTTCAACCCTGAAGCTTTCGGACGCCGCAGCAAGCTTTTGCAACTGATGCGTCTGATCCCGTTTGTCGAACGGAATTACAACATCATCGAGCTCGGGCCAAAGGGAACCGGCAAGTCGCATATCTATTCTGAATTCTCGCCGCATGGACAGTTGATATCCGGGGGCGAAGTGACAATCCCGAAGCTGTTTGTGAACAACTCCAACGGGCGGATCGGGCTTGTCGGCTATTGGGATGTGGTGGCTTTCGATGAATTTGCCGGGCGCGAGAAAACCGCAAACAAAGCGCTTGTCGACATCATGAAGAACTACATGGCCAATAAGACCTTCTCCAGGGGGGTGAACCCCATGGGGGCGGAAGCCAGCTTTGCCTTTGTCGGCAACACCGATCACAACGTGCCCTACATGCTGAAAAACAGCGACCTGTTTGAAGCCCTGCCTCCGCAGTTCCACGATAGCGCCTTCATCGACCGCCTACATGCCTATCTGCCGGGTTGGGAGATCGATGTGATCCGCGGCGAGATGTTCACAAACGGCTACGGGTTCATCGTCGACTACCTGGCCGAGATCCTGCGCCATCTGCGCCAGGAAGACTTCTCAAATCGCCCCGACCAGCACTTCAGCGTGAGTGAAAAGATATCTACCCGAGATCGGGATGCCATCTACAAAACCATGTCGGGCATGCTGAAGGTCATCTTCCCGGCCGGCGGCGAAAGAGCCGAAGACGTCGAGGAGCTGCTCAAGCTGGCCATGGAAAGCCGAAAAAGGGTCAAGGATCAACTTCTCAGGATTGATACCACCTATCCAGACGTGGACTTCTTCTATTCTGGCAGAGACGGCAAGAAGCAACATATTCAGACTGTTGAAGAGCAGGAGTTCCCGCAGTTCTATCACCGCAAACCGGCACCCGACCTGGGAGAATTGGAAGGCTCTGAGACAGACGAGGAGGTTGTCGAGACTGCCGATACGTCGTCAGAGCCGACGAGCGCCCCAGAGAAACCGCTGCCAGAAGAAGGACATCACGTTTTCGCCGAAAACCGTAAAGGTGTCAGCTACGACAAGCTTTTCGGCCACTACACCGACGGTGCCACGCGGATCATCGTGACAGACCCATATATTCGCTACTTCTATCAAATCCGGAACATGATGGAGTTGGTCGAAATGGTCATTCGACGGAAAGCCCCGGAGGATCAAGTCTCCATTCACCTCGTGACGGGACCACATGACGGTGACATTCAGAGACAGCGTGACCTATTGGAAAGCATCACCGAAGCCTGTATAGGCTCCGGTGTGGAATTCACCTGGGCATTCGATACCTCTGGCACCGCTCATGCCCGCGACATTGTGACAGACACCGGCTGGAAAATCGTTCTCGATCGCGGACTGGACATCTTCCAGGCACCGCTGCGTCGGGAAGGTTTCAATCTTGGTGATCGCCTTCAGGAGCATCGCATGTTGAAAGGGTTTTATGTAACGTATGTGAGGCAGTGA
- a CDS encoding YqaA family protein: MLRALYHRTMALADHPKALWWLAGVAFIESSVFPIPPDVLMIPMILARPSRAWLVALVALVASVAGGLLGYAIGAFFYDSIGQPVLAAMGKADAMVEFNSRFNDFGFWAVLIAGITPFPYKVITIMSGWTGMPIATFVVTSILARALRFFVVAGLLWQFGAPIRDFIERRLGLVFTVFVVLLFGGFLAVKVL; the protein is encoded by the coding sequence ATGCTGCGTGCGCTATATCATCGAACGATGGCCTTGGCCGACCACCCAAAGGCGCTGTGGTGGCTGGCCGGCGTTGCCTTCATCGAAAGCTCGGTCTTTCCCATCCCGCCGGATGTTCTGATGATCCCGATGATCCTCGCGCGCCCATCACGTGCCTGGCTGGTTGCGCTGGTGGCTCTGGTTGCCTCCGTGGCTGGCGGATTGCTCGGCTACGCCATTGGCGCATTTTTCTACGACAGCATCGGCCAGCCGGTGCTTGCCGCGATGGGCAAGGCAGATGCCATGGTCGAATTCAACAGCCGCTTCAATGATTTTGGGTTCTGGGCGGTGCTGATCGCCGGGATCACGCCTTTTCCGTATAAGGTCATCACAATCATGTCAGGCTGGACAGGGATGCCAATCGCAACCTTCGTTGTGACCTCCATTCTGGCCCGTGCGCTGCGGTTTTTTGTGGTTGCGGGCTTGCTGTGGCAGTTTGGCGCGCCGATCCGCGATTTCATCGAACGTCGGCTGGGGCTTGTCTTTACGGTCTTTGTGGTGTTGTTGTTCGGCGGGTTTCTTGCAGTGAAGGTATTGTAA
- a CDS encoding disulfide bond formation protein B — protein MSRILILIASAGSAALLLGAFGFQYIGEMAPCKLCIWQRYPHGAAVVIGALALAAPLLILPYLGALAALATAAIGAYHTGVERGWWEGPNSCTSGPIGNLSSEDLMQKIMSAPLVRCDEVPWELFSLSMASWNAIASLLLAVIWIAAANHMRKNRI, from the coding sequence ATGAGCCGAATTCTCATCCTGATTGCCAGCGCCGGATCTGCTGCACTGCTGCTTGGTGCCTTTGGATTTCAATACATCGGCGAGATGGCCCCCTGCAAACTGTGCATCTGGCAGCGCTATCCGCATGGCGCAGCTGTCGTCATCGGTGCTCTGGCGCTGGCGGCACCGCTGCTGATCCTGCCCTACCTTGGCGCGCTGGCCGCGCTGGCGACTGCCGCCATCGGTGCCTATCATACCGGGGTTGAGCGTGGCTGGTGGGAAGGTCCGAACTCCTGCACCTCCGGCCCGATCGGCAATCTGAGCTCCGAAGATCTGATGCAGAAGATCATGTCGGCACCGCTCGTGCGCTGCGACGAGGTCCCGTGGGAGCTGTTCAGCCTGTCGATGGCCAGCTGGAATGCGATTGCCTCGCTGCTGCTGGCGGTGATCTGGATTGCCGCAGCCAACCACATGCGCAAAAACCGGATCTGA
- a CDS encoding Lrp/AsnC family transcriptional regulator, giving the protein MDKTDERLIAALRHNARASLSDLALQLNLSRTTVRARIERLQTKGDILGFSVVLKEDVLRDPVRGLMMIGIEGRGTSRITRQLQGLPEVRAIHTTNGRWDLIVELGTETLETLDAALAKIRTFEGVVSSETNLLLATKKDS; this is encoded by the coding sequence TTGGACAAAACGGATGAACGGCTGATTGCCGCCCTGCGCCATAACGCACGCGCCTCACTCTCCGATCTTGCCTTGCAGCTGAACCTGTCGCGGACCACCGTCCGGGCACGGATCGAGCGGCTGCAGACCAAGGGCGATATCCTTGGCTTTTCCGTAGTGCTGAAAGAGGATGTGCTGCGCGACCCGGTTCGCGGTCTGATGATGATCGGTATCGAGGGGCGCGGCACCAGCCGCATCACCCGCCAGCTTCAGGGGCTGCCCGAGGTGCGGGCGATCCATACCACCAACGGACGCTGGGACCTGATCGTCGAGCTGGGCACCGAAACGCTGGAAACGCTGGATGCCGCGCTGGCAAAGATCCGCACCTTTGAAGGTGTGGTCAGCAGCGAGACCAATCTTCTGCTTGCCACAAAGAAAGACAGCTAA